The Collimonas sp. PA-H2 genome contains a region encoding:
- a CDS encoding amino acid ABC transporter ATP-binding protein, with protein sequence MIKLNNVSKWYGQFQVLTDCTTQVAKGDVVVVCGPSGSGKSTLIKTVNGLEPFQKGEITVDGVSVGDPKTNLSKLRARIGMVFQNFELFPHMSIRENLTIGQVKVLGRSQDEANEKGLKYLDRVGLIAQKDKFPGQLSGGQQQRVAIARALAMDPIAMLFDEPTSALDPEMINEVLDVMVGLAQEGMTMMVVTHEMGFAKKVANRVVFMDKGLVVEDCRKEEFFGAPRSDRARDFLAKIIH encoded by the coding sequence ATGATCAAGCTTAACAATGTCAGCAAATGGTATGGCCAATTTCAAGTCCTGACCGATTGCACCACGCAAGTGGCCAAGGGCGACGTGGTCGTCGTGTGCGGACCGTCGGGTTCCGGTAAATCGACGCTGATCAAGACCGTCAACGGTCTCGAGCCGTTCCAGAAGGGCGAGATCACGGTCGACGGCGTTTCGGTCGGCGATCCGAAAACCAATCTGTCGAAACTGCGCGCGCGCATCGGCATGGTGTTCCAGAATTTCGAGCTGTTCCCGCACATGTCGATCCGTGAAAACCTGACCATCGGCCAGGTCAAGGTGCTCGGCCGCAGCCAGGATGAAGCCAACGAAAAAGGCTTGAAATACCTGGACCGGGTCGGCCTGATCGCACAGAAAGACAAGTTCCCAGGCCAGCTGTCCGGCGGCCAGCAGCAACGCGTGGCGATTGCCCGCGCGTTGGCTATGGATCCGATCGCCATGCTGTTCGACGAGCCGACTTCGGCGCTCGATCCGGAAATGATCAATGAAGTGCTGGACGTGATGGTCGGCCTGGCGCAAGAAGGCATGACCATGATGGTGGTGACCCATGAAATGGGTTTCGCCAAGAAGGTCGCCAACCGTGTGGTGTTCATGGACAAGGGCCTGGTGGTGGAAGACTGCCGCAAGGAAGAATTCTTCGGTGCGCCGCGTTCTGACCGCGCACGTGATTTCCTGGC
- a CDS encoding porin — protein sequence MKKVVLIAGLLSGVAGMAQAQTNVTIYGIVDLGINYTNNDGGKKIVQMESGYAQGSRLGFKGREDLGDGLSAVFQLENGFAADTGKLGQGGLLFGRQALVGLSSKTAGTVTMGRQYDSVVDFIGPLTSNGNWSGYLFSHPLDNDNTDNSFRINNSVKYASPNFGGFTFGGLYGLGETAGDSSKNRTYSLGAGYVNGPLSAGLGYLNLSRTGTTASGSITPTDANFLADKQKIFGAGINYTFGETTLGFVYTNTNLTNPSGGNAYISSFAPALGTLSSLKLSNYEINAKYQFTPAFFAGAMFTYTQGKYDTTVGNAKPKWSTLGLMADYNFSKRTDVYLQGVYQKVGGDLTGSSLDNAYIPGAGGVSDNDKQVVFRVAMRHKF from the coding sequence ATGAAGAAGGTGGTTCTGATTGCAGGATTGTTGAGCGGTGTTGCTGGTATGGCGCAAGCGCAAACCAACGTCACTATTTACGGCATTGTCGATTTGGGCATCAACTACACCAACAATGACGGCGGCAAAAAAATCGTTCAGATGGAAAGCGGCTATGCACAAGGCAGCCGGCTGGGATTCAAAGGCAGGGAAGATCTGGGTGATGGCCTGAGCGCCGTGTTCCAGCTTGAAAACGGCTTTGCTGCCGATACCGGAAAGCTGGGTCAGGGCGGTCTGCTGTTCGGACGCCAGGCGCTGGTGGGTCTGTCGAGCAAAACCGCCGGCACCGTCACCATGGGCCGCCAATATGACTCCGTGGTCGACTTTATCGGCCCATTGACCTCGAATGGCAACTGGTCCGGCTATCTGTTCTCGCATCCCTTGGATAACGACAATACCGACAACTCGTTCCGCATCAATAACTCGGTCAAGTACGCCAGCCCGAATTTTGGCGGATTCACCTTCGGCGGTCTCTACGGCCTGGGCGAAACTGCCGGCGACAGCAGCAAGAATCGCACTTACAGCCTGGGTGCAGGCTATGTCAACGGCCCGTTGTCGGCTGGCCTGGGTTACCTGAACCTGAGTCGTACCGGCACGACAGCGAGCGGTTCCATCACGCCGACCGATGCCAACTTCCTGGCCGACAAGCAGAAAATCTTCGGCGCCGGCATCAATTACACGTTTGGCGAGACAACGCTAGGTTTCGTGTACACCAACACCAATCTAACTAATCCAAGCGGCGGCAATGCTTACATCAGCTCGTTTGCGCCGGCCCTTGGAACATTGAGTTCACTGAAATTGAGCAACTACGAAATCAATGCCAAGTATCAGTTCACGCCAGCGTTTTTCGCCGGTGCGATGTTTACCTATACACAAGGAAAGTACGATACGACGGTTGGCAATGCCAAGCCGAAATGGTCGACCCTGGGCCTGATGGCGGATTACAACTTCTCAAAGCGGACGGACGTTTATTTGCAGGGCGTCTACCAGAAAGTCGGCGGCGATCTGACCGGATCATCGCTTGATAACGCTTATATCCCCGGTGCCGGCGGCGTTTCGGACAATGACAAGCAAGTCGTCTTCCGCGTAGCAATGCGTCACAAGTTCTAA